One Pseudomonas abieticivorans genomic region harbors:
- a CDS encoding gamma-aminobutyraldehyde dehydrogenase: MASAPTPLPTLLLIDGELVAGLGVAEAIINPATAEVLTHIAEASPEQVETAILAAHRAFAGWSRTTPQQRANILLAIADAVLKHADHLARLEALNCGKPLHLARQDDLNATVDVFRFFAGAVRCQTGQLAGEYVPGYTSMVRRDPIGVVASIAPWNYPIMMAAWKIAPALAAGNTLVFKPSEHTPLSILALAPILNELLPRGVLNIVCGGGEGVGSHLVSHPKVRMVSLTGDIVTGQKILQAAAKTVKRTHLELGGKAPVIVCDDADIDAVVQGVRSYGYYNAGQDCTAACRIYAQAGIHDKLVAELGAAVSSLRFAGKRDADNELGPLISSRQRDRVASFVERALSQPHIERITGAAVHSGPGFFYQPTLLAGCKQTDEIVQREVFGPVVTVTRFEHLSQAVDWANDSEYGLASSIWTQNLDKAMQVAARLQYGCTWINSHFMLTSEMPHGGLKRSGYGKDLSSDSLQDYSVVRHIMARHGDHLN; the protein is encoded by the coding sequence ATGGCCAGCGCCCCCACTCCCCTGCCCACCCTGTTGTTGATCGACGGCGAACTGGTCGCAGGGCTGGGCGTGGCCGAGGCCATCATCAACCCGGCCACCGCCGAAGTGCTCACCCACATCGCCGAAGCAAGCCCCGAGCAGGTGGAAACGGCGATTTTGGCCGCCCACCGGGCCTTCGCCGGCTGGTCGCGGACCACGCCGCAGCAACGCGCCAACATTCTGCTGGCCATTGCCGACGCGGTGCTCAAGCACGCCGACCACCTGGCCCGCCTGGAAGCGCTGAACTGCGGCAAGCCCTTGCACTTGGCGCGCCAGGACGACCTGAACGCCACGGTGGACGTGTTTCGCTTTTTCGCCGGTGCCGTGCGCTGTCAAACCGGGCAATTGGCCGGTGAGTACGTGCCGGGCTACACCAGCATGGTGCGCCGCGACCCGATCGGCGTGGTGGCCTCCATCGCGCCGTGGAACTACCCGATCATGATGGCCGCCTGGAAAATCGCCCCGGCCCTGGCTGCCGGCAACACCCTGGTGTTCAAGCCGTCCGAGCACACGCCGCTGTCGATCCTGGCCTTGGCGCCGATCCTCAATGAACTGCTGCCGCGCGGTGTGCTGAACATTGTCTGTGGCGGCGGCGAGGGCGTTGGCAGCCACCTGGTCAGCCACCCGAAGGTGCGCATGGTGTCGCTTACCGGCGACATCGTCACCGGGCAAAAAATCCTTCAGGCCGCGGCCAAGACCGTCAAGCGCACCCACTTGGAGCTGGGTGGCAAGGCACCGGTGATTGTCTGTGACGATGCCGACATCGACGCCGTGGTGCAGGGCGTGCGCAGCTACGGCTACTACAACGCCGGGCAGGATTGCACCGCCGCGTGCCGCATCTACGCCCAGGCCGGCATCCACGACAAGCTGGTGGCCGAACTCGGAGCGGCAGTCAGCAGCCTGCGCTTTGCCGGCAAGCGCGACGCCGACAACGAACTGGGCCCGCTGATCAGCTCGCGCCAGCGCGACCGCGTGGCCAGCTTCGTGGAACGCGCCCTGAGCCAACCGCATATCGAACGCATTACTGGAGCCGCCGTTCATTCGGGCCCGGGCTTCTTTTATCAACCAACGCTGCTGGCCGGCTGCAAGCAAACCGACGAGATCGTCCAGCGCGAGGTGTTCGGCCCGGTGGTCACCGTGACCCGCTTCGAGCACCTGAGCCAGGCGGTGGATTGGGCCAATGACTCGGAGTACGGCCTGGCTTCGTCCATCTGGACCCAGAACCTGGACAAGGCCATGCAAGTGGCCGCGCGCCTGCAATACGGCTGCACCTGGATCAACAGCCACTTCATGCTCACCAGCGAGATGCCCCACGGCGGCCTCAAGCGCTCGGGCTACGGCAAGGACCTGTCCAGCGATTCGTTGCAAGACTACAGCGTGGTGCGCCACATCAT
- a CDS encoding LysR family transcriptional regulator, translating into MMTLRQIRHFIAVAETGSISAAAQAVFISQSTLTLAIQQLEEEIGVSLFNRHAKGMTLTHQGHQFLRQAHLILATVDNAKRSLQQSTDQVAGQLIVGVTSLVAGYYLADLVTRFQRAYPNVEIRVMEDERPYIEHLLVSGEIDVGVLILSNLEDRHALQTEVLTHSPHRLWLPAQHPLLEHDSINLADVAREPLIQLNVDEMDRNAQRIWAGAGLAPHITLRTASTEAVRSLVAAGLGVSIQPDMTYRPWSLEGDIIEARPLADLSQTLDVGLAWRRGTARPALVDPFLTVAREQPNGGRRLSI; encoded by the coding sequence ATGATGACCTTGCGCCAGATCCGCCATTTTATCGCGGTGGCCGAAACCGGCTCGATCTCCGCGGCCGCCCAGGCCGTGTTCATTTCCCAATCGACCCTGACCCTGGCCATCCAGCAACTGGAGGAAGAGATTGGCGTGAGCCTGTTCAACCGCCACGCCAAGGGCATGACCCTGACCCACCAGGGTCATCAGTTCCTGCGCCAGGCGCACTTGATCCTGGCTACCGTGGACAACGCCAAGCGCAGCCTGCAGCAAAGCACCGACCAGGTGGCTGGGCAGTTGATCGTCGGGGTGACCAGCCTGGTGGCCGGCTACTACCTGGCGGACCTGGTGACCCGCTTCCAGCGTGCCTACCCCAATGTCGAGATTCGCGTGATGGAGGACGAGCGCCCCTACATCGAGCATCTGTTGGTGAGCGGCGAGATTGACGTCGGCGTGTTGATTTTGTCCAACCTGGAAGACCGCCATGCGCTGCAGACCGAAGTGCTCACCCACTCGCCCCATCGTTTGTGGCTACCCGCACAACACCCGCTGCTGGAGCACGACAGCATCAACCTGGCCGACGTGGCGCGTGAGCCGCTGATACAGCTCAATGTCGACGAAATGGACCGCAACGCCCAGCGCATCTGGGCCGGCGCGGGCCTGGCGCCGCATATTACCTTGCGCACCGCGTCCACCGAGGCTGTACGTAGCCTGGTGGCGGCGGGGCTGGGGGTATCGATCCAGCCGGACATGACCTACCGCCCCTGGTCGCTGGAAGGCGACATCATCGAGGCCCGGCCGTTGGCCGACCTCAGCCAGACCCTGGACGTCGGCCTGGCCTGGCGTCGCGGCACCGCCAGGCCGGCGTTGGTCGACCCGTTTTTGACCGTCGCCCGCGAACAACCGAACGGTGGGCGCAGGCTATCGATTTAA